In the genome of Armatimonadota bacterium, the window TCAGAGAAATTTCCTGCCCTTATCTGCCGCCCCATCGCTTCGCAGTTCTTCGGCACAAACAAAATCGCATTGTTTGAGTTCAGAGAGACCCGCGATGGCCTTCGCGTGATTGACGAGCGCCATTATGAACTGGCGCCGCCTTCTGAATTGACGGACGAAGAAATAGCGCAATATGCGGCAGTCGCTCGAACCAAAGATGCCTAACCCTCCCCGCTCCTTAATAGCGTGTTCGGGTCCTCCTGTTCGGCGCCCGGCTGCGACGCCCGGAGCAACTGCTCAGCGTCCTGCTCCTCGGTCGTCGCCCGCAACAGTACGCTCGCCTCGGCCCGCTTAACCGCGCCCGCCTCGATCGCAGGCAGCGCGCTCTCCACCATCTCCCTTTTGTCCGTATCCAAGTCGTCCAAACGCGCTTTCAACGCCTTGACCAAAGCCATCCCGCCGACCAAAGGCGCGATCGACAACAGCGCCTTAGTTAACGAAAGGTCGCCGACAGCGATCAGTTCGGCCATCGCTCTGTCCTCCGCTTCGTCCAGAGCGGGCGCATTGCTCTGGTCTACGACGCTCAATAGAGGATTTAAGGCTTCTAAGGCTTCCTTTTGCACCTGCGGCTTGATGGAGCACACCAAGAGGGGACCCAGCGCGGCGGGCGTCTTCAGCATCGCCAATCCGTTCAACGCCGCAACTTCAAACGCCTTCCATTTCTGACGCGCCGTTAACAGCGCAATCAGCGCGATCAATCCAAGGATGGAACCAATGACGAGGGCGCCGACCCACCACAATTGAGGAAATTTGACGTCCGCATCGGCGGCCAATATCGCAAGAGTCACCCCGATTGCCACGGTCGGACCAAGGCCGATAGCCGCGCCAAAGAACACAACGGACTTCCAAACTCGCTTCCACGGAGCGCCTTGTCTCATCTTGAGCGCCGCCGCAATCGCGGTCGCATCGGGCGCCAAGTCGGAACGCGCGATCAGTTCCGCCGCCTTCGCCGCCACTTGATCGCTGTTAGACAAAAGCGCTTCATAAAGCTTCTTCTGGGCTAGTTCGCCTCCGCACTCGACAAGAACTTCCAAGTAATCGCAACAGAGCGCGCTGACCGCCTTGGAGGCTTGAACGGTGTTCTGTGCCATCTGGGGAGCCATGCTGTCTTGAGTCACCACATAGCGAGGCTTCTGTACTGTGCCGAACCAAGCCGAGTATCGATCCAGGCGCTCGGCCACTAACAGAGAGATCTCGGGCGAGGCCAACGCCAAAAGCACCTGCTTAGCCCGTTCGCGCACCTTCCGATTCTCATGCTCCAGCCAGTGCGCCAGCATCGGCGCAGCCCGGCCAATCTGCGGCGCCAAAGACGAGATAGCCGCCTCTAAGTCAAACTCGTCCCGAGCAAAATAGATGAACAATTGACCCCTGTCGTCAACGTTCGGCCCCATGCCTATATTATGCCCCCACCAGCAGGATGCCCAACCCCTTGCGTCGAATCTCATCCCGTGCCCGATATCTTGTTGCCCGAACCCATCGAGCGCGTCTGGCTGTCCGAGCAGACCTTGCGCCGCCGCGTAAAGGAACTGGCCGCCGAGATCGATCAAGAGTACGATGACAGCCATCCGCCCCGCCTCATCACCATCCTTAAGGGCGGCGTATTCTTTATGACCGATCTCTCGCGCGCTCTGACTGTGCCCCACACGCTCGACTATCTCTCTATTCTGCCCTATGCAGCGCAAGATCGCTCGGGCGAGGCGCGCATCGTTAAAGACCTGGACGACCCCATCGAGGGCGTTCGCGTGCTCCTGGTCGAGGATGTGATCGATACGGGCCTGACGCTCTCCTACATCTGCCGCAATCTAGAGCGGCGCGGACCGCTGGACCTAAAGGTCTGCTCGCTGCTAGACCGCCCCCAACGACGGCTGGTGGACGCGCCGGTGCACTTCAAAGGCTTCGACGCGCCGGACGATTTTCTGGTAGGATACGGCCTAGATTGGCGGCAGCAATATCGCAGCCTCCCCTATATCGGCCTTCTTAAAAGGAGCATGGTCAAATGAGTTCGCCCAGCACCGAAAGGCTCTCCGACGCGATCCAAGCCGTCCTCTTTGTGGCCGACGGGCCGCTGACCGAGAACGCCATCGCCGAAGCAACCCTGGCCGACCCCAAATCCATCAGGCAGGCCCTCAATCTATTGGCCGAAAGGCTTAAGAACGAAGGCGGCCTCTGCCTAACGCGCATCGCGGGCGGCTATCAGCTCAGTACAAAGCCCGAATATGCCGAAGAATGCGCCCGCCTGCTCAACCCGCCCATTCGACGCCTTACCCGAGCCGCAGTGGAGACTTTGGCCATCGTCGCCTATCGCCAGCCGGTAACTCAAAGCCAAGTGGACGCCCTGCGCGGCGTCGACAGCAGCCATTCGATCAAACTTCTGCTAGAAAAAAGGCTGATTGAAGAACGGGGACGCAAGCCAACGCCCGGCAGGCCGCTGATATACGGCGTAACGGACGAATTCTTGCACTACTTTGGCCTGGCCGATCTGACCGATCTGCCGCCGCTCGATTCACTAGCCGTTGTCGCGTTTGAGCGCGGCGACGGCGCCCATGCCATAGCTGAGGACCACGACGATCGCCCCGCCCACGGCGTAGAGCAGGTTGATCAAGAAGCCCATCCAAGCGGATGATTCGATCTTCGGCTCTAACAGGCTGACCATAACGTTAAACTGGCCGACCGCATCCTCAAACTGCTTGACGCCCTCTTCGCCGATCGCAATCTTGACGCCGGACGCATCGAACACAGAAAGACCGATCATGAGCGCTGCGGTGAGCGCGGCCAGCTGATAGCCCCGATTGCGCGTCATGCCCCTCGACGCCAGCACATAGGCCAAGATCGCTATCAGCAGGATCGGCGGAATGCGCCAAACAGCCGCTCGCGCCAACGGCGACTCCGAATCGGACATGCCCTCCACCTGAAGCGGAAAGTTGAACGAACCGACTTTCTCTCTCGCAGTAATAAGATCGATCTCGATCGGATATTTGCCGTCCTTGGCAATGGCAAAGTCGACGCCATACTCGCCAAAGGTCGCCTCTTCGTGCGCAACCTTCTCGATCGGCTTTTCTCCCGCGCCGTGCAGCTTCGCTTCGACCCGGCCGACCGGCGCCGACGTAAGACCGATGTCCGGCGCATCTTTAGGCTTAAGTCGGAGCATGATGCCGACGCCCATCTGTCCCTCGGGCACCGTGTCCCAATGGTGCGGCTCATCGTGCGCCCGGGCGTTTTCAGCAAAACTCCAGAACAAGATAGCCAAGAGAGCAAAGAAGAGAGCCGTTCCAATCCTCATGCTATATTGTGGCCTATCGAGTCCAGAGGGAGGGAAGTTCCTGCTAACCCGGCAAAAATGCAGAAATCGCCCGATCCAGCCCGGCCAAGTCTTGATGCAGCCGAACATCCACAAAACCGGCCCCCGACACAATCTCTGACGCCGCCTCGCCCTGCCCAGCCCCGATCTCGCACGCGAACAATCCGCCAGAGCGCAAAACGCCCAAGGCCCACGGCGCCAACTCTCGCACCGCGTCCAACCCGTCGATACCCGCCGCCAGCGCCTCGCGAGGCTCGTACAGCCGGATCGATTCGTCCAAATCCTCATATTCGGACAGCGATATATAAGGCGGATTGGACAGAACCGCATCCGCCCGTCCCCGCCAATCCCGCCAATCCGAACAAATCAGCTCGAAGCGCCCCTCAAACCGAGCCAGATTGCGCCGAGCATACTCCAGCGCGACAGCCGACGAATCGATCCCGATCCCTCGCCAGCCGGACGCGACGCTCAGCGCCCCCGCCAAAACGCAACCCGACCCCGTTCCGGCGTCCACAACCAACCCCTCTTTGCCAATCGCAAACGCCTTGAACAGTTCCACCAGCAACTCCGTCTCGGGTCGGGGGATCAAAACCCCCGGCCCAACCTCGAACCGCATCCCATAAAACCATCGCTCGCCCGTCAAATAGGCCGCAGGCTCGCCCGCCGTCAACCTCTCGAACAAGTCGATCAGTCGCTCGTCGGCGGCAACGATCCCAGCGCCCGCCTGCGTCCTAGCCAGCCGTCGAGCCTCGATAACAGCCTCGCCGTACCGTCCTTCACTGATTAGAGAAACCAAAACTCGAGCGTCGAACCAGGAGCCGGCAACCTGAGCATCGCCGACCAAATGCGCCAACAGCACGGCCGCATCGCGCGCAAAATCCGACATCTAATGGCTTAAATTGGCCAGCAGAAGGGCTGCCAGTTCGGCTCGCGACCGGGCGCCCGTCTTGGCCAAAATCCGCTCCACGTGCACCTTGACAGTGCTGGCCGATATAAACAGTCGCGCCCCAATCTCCGCGTTCGTCCGACCTTGGATAAGAAGGGCGAAAACCTCGGACTCTCTCGCGCTCAACCCGTTATCCTCAGCGCATTGCGCGATCAAACGGTCCAACCCCTGCGATTGAGACGCCCTCGCCAATCGATTGATCGCCGCGTCAAAATGCCTCTGATATCCGCGCAAAAACCGCATCTCCTCTTCGCTAAAATCGCCGTCCCGTCGCTCCTTATAAAAGGTGATCCAAGCCAAGGGATGTCCGTCGCGCACGGCGGCGATCATCGCTCCGTTCTTAAGGTTTCTTGGTGCCAGCCAATCTTGATAAAGCCCCGAATCAGACAGGCGACGATCCGACACATAATCGCTAAACCGAGCCATCTGAGGCCGCGCCGCCGCCATCTCTCGCTGCCAGGGGTTATCGTGCTCGGCGCCGCCGCGCCGTTCCGGCGCAAAATCCTCCTTCTCCACCCCGATTCCGGCCAACGGCCCAAACTCCAAAAAGTGCAAAATCATGGCGCAACGCATAGCCTCGAACAAGGGCTGGAGCGCTCCGCTCAAGTCCTCCTTCTCAACGCACTCTTGCAGCGCCACCGCTGGATCGTCCTTGCCCAATCGTGGCGCCCAGAGATTGATCGTACGCGCTCGGGTCGCGCTCATATCCACAATTATAATATACTTTTCTCCCCGAAGGCCGCCCATAGGTACACTAAGGGCTCAGGAGGTTTGCAAGAATGTCGATTTGTCCGGGTTGCGGGGCTGAGTTGAACAAAACGAACTTTGGCGGGGCGATGATCGACGCATGCCCCAATTGCGCGGGTCTGTGGTTCGACGATGGCGAACTCTCGCTGATATTGCAGGGCGAGCCAGAGGCCATGATGCAGATGGACGCGCACTTTCAGCCGGGGGCCTCAACGATCGATGGGGAGCGCGGACTGAAATGCCCCCGATGCGAGACCAAACTGACGCCTTATCCCTTTGCCGGCCAATCCGACATCTCTCTCGATCGATGCGACGAGTGTCACGGCGTCTGGATCGATAACGGCGAGCTGAACAAGATGGCCGACTACCTTCGCGAGGCTAAGACCGACAATTCTCCCATCGGCCCAGCGCCCAAAGAGATCGAAGAAACCGGACCCATCGCCCGGGCGGTCAACGGCCTGATCGACTTCCTGCGGTTTCGAAAGTAGAGCAGACTTCGTACTCAAAGTTGTGCTACATCTTTCTAAAAGGCCGCTTGCCTTTTGAAACGCCGCCCTTCCGGGCGGCCGGCTCATAGCGTCGTTGCCGAGAGGCCTGGCCCCAATGCGCCGCTAGGCAATGGCCCAACGCCCCAATTGAACGGGAATCCGCTAAAATGTAGCACAATTTTGAGTACGAATCGCCCCCAGAACGGGTAAAGTATCTAGCGGATGGCGCTCGCCCAATTTGCAACCATAGAACTTCTCCGCGTCAACATCTGCAACATCGACATGAACGAAACCCTCGATGCGATAGAAACCTTCGTGCAAGAAGGAAAGCCCCGCCTGATTGTAACCGCAGACGCCACTGGGCTGGTGATCGCCGCCAACGATCCCGAGTTCAAAGCCCTCGTCAACGCCGCCGATCTGGTAACCCCCGACGGCGCGGGCGTGCTCTGGGCGGCACGGCGCAAGGGAACTCCGCTCAAAGAGCGAGTCTCGGGCGTCGATCTAGTGGAACGGTGCGTCCAGAGAGGCTATCGGGTCGCCTTCATAGGAGGCAAGCCAGGCATCGCTCAGGCGGCAGCCGACAATCTCAACGCCCAATACCCGGGCGCCCAGATCGTCGCCGCGCTCGACGGCTACTTCCCGCCCGAAAAGGAAGAAGCCGTCGTGCAAACGCTCGCCGAAGCCAAGCCGCAAATCCTCTTTGTCGGCATGGGGATGCCTAGGCAGGAACGCTTTATCCAGCGGAATAAAGCAGCCATCGGAGCGGCGGTCAATGCCGGTGTCGGCGGTAGTTTCGATGTCTTTGCCGGCGCCATCAAACGCGCGCCTCGTTGGATGCAGCGCTGGAGCCTGGAGTGGCTTTGGCGGATGATCCAAGACCCGTCCAAGATCAAGAAGGTCAGCAATCTGCCCCGTTTCGTGCTCCTGACGCTGAGGAGCGGGCGATGAGCCTTGTGCCCCTTCATTGCC includes:
- the scpB gene encoding SMC-Scp complex subunit ScpB, yielding MSSPSTERLSDAIQAVLFVADGPLTENAIAEATLADPKSIRQALNLLAERLKNEGGLCLTRIAGGYQLSTKPEYAEECARLLNPPIRRLTRAAVETLAIVAYRQPVTQSQVDALRGVDSSHSIKLLLEKRLIEERGRKPTPGRPLIYGVTDEFLHYFGLADLTDLPPLDSLAVVAFERGDGAHAIAEDHDDRPAHGVEQVDQEAHPSG
- the hpt gene encoding hypoxanthine phosphoribosyltransferase; the encoded protein is MPEPIERVWLSEQTLRRRVKELAAEIDQEYDDSHPPRLITILKGGVFFMTDLSRALTVPHTLDYLSILPYAAQDRSGEARIVKDLDDPIEGVRVLLVEDVIDTGLTLSYICRNLERRGPLDLKVCSLLDRPQRRLVDAPVHFKGFDAPDDFLVGYGLDWRQQYRSLPYIGLLKRSMVK
- the prmC gene encoding peptide chain release factor N(5)-glutamine methyltransferase, whose translation is MSDFARDAAVLLAHLVGDAQVAGSWFDARVLVSLISEGRYGEAVIEARRLARTQAGAGIVAADERLIDLFERLTAGEPAAYLTGERWFYGMRFEVGPGVLIPRPETELLVELFKAFAIGKEGLVVDAGTGSGCVLAGALSVASGWRGIGIDSSAVALEYARRNLARFEGRFELICSDWRDWRGRADAVLSNPPYISLSEYEDLDESIRLYEPREALAAGIDGLDAVRELAPWALGVLRSGGLFACEIGAGQGEAASEIVSGAGFVDVRLHQDLAGLDRAISAFLPG
- a CDS encoding WecB/TagA/CpsF family glycosyltransferase; this encodes MALAQFATIELLRVNICNIDMNETLDAIETFVQEGKPRLIVTADATGLVIAANDPEFKALVNAADLVTPDGAGVLWAARRKGTPLKERVSGVDLVERCVQRGYRVAFIGGKPGIAQAAADNLNAQYPGAQIVAALDGYFPPEKEEAVVQTLAEAKPQILFVGMGMPRQERFIQRNKAAIGAAVNAGVGGSFDVFAGAIKRAPRWMQRWSLEWLWRMIQDPSKIKKVSNLPRFVLLTLRSGR
- a CDS encoding zf-TFIIB domain-containing protein is translated as MSICPGCGAELNKTNFGGAMIDACPNCAGLWFDDGELSLILQGEPEAMMQMDAHFQPGASTIDGERGLKCPRCETKLTPYPFAGQSDISLDRCDECHGVWIDNGELNKMADYLREAKTDNSPIGPAPKEIEETGPIARAVNGLIDFLRFRK